In Candidatus Zixiibacteriota bacterium, the genomic window CGAAAGGGGATCGAGCTTCCTGGCGATTTCCATATGCCGCGTGGCTTCGTCAAACCGCCTGCGCGTGACCAGAAAAGTCGAGAAATTCGTATGGGAGAGAGCAGTTGTTGCCCCCAATTCCAGGGCTTTCTCAAAATCGTGCTCCGCAGCCTCCCAGTTCCATTCATACGCAAAGCGCCATACGGCCCGTACATTATAGAGCTCGGCAATATTCGGGTCAAGGCGCAGAGCTTTCTCCATAGCCTCGGTGGATCTGGTGTAGGCTTCATTCGGAGATATGTCTGCCCAAAACGCCTGACTCTGGTACCAGATCGCTATCCAGGTATACGGCATGGCATACTCCGGGTCTATAGCGATCGCTTGTCGAAAACAATCGAGGCTTAGTTTCCAGCCTTCGGGCGTAAGTTGGTACCAGTAATACCGACCTTTCAAGAACAGGCTGTACGCTTCCAGATTCTCGGTCCGCTTTCGGATCAACGATTCCTCCGGCTTTCGGGCCAGTTTAAACTTCATTTTTTCCACGATTGCCTGGGCGATTTCTTCCTGAACGGCAAAGATGTCTTCCAATTCCCTATCGAATCGCTCCGACCAAAGATGAGAACCATCCTCGACATTAATAAGCTGCGCGGTGATGCGCAGCCGTGATCCGGCTTTACGCACGCTGCCTTCGAGCAGCACGGTTACGTCGAGTTTCCGTCCGATATCGCGGATATCCTCGTGTTTGCCTTTGAAGGCAAAGGCCGAAGTTCGAGCGATGACCCGGAGATCCTCGATTTGCGTCAGGGCGGTAATAATCTCCTCCGCCATACCGTCGCAGAAATACTCCTGTTCCGGGTCAGGACTCAAATTTGTAAATGGTAGCACAGCAATGGAAGGCTGCCCGGTCAGAACATGAAATTCAGATTGTTGGCTGACCCTTTTCAAATCTACCACTAGTTCGTCTGCGTGCTGGTATCGGAGACTCTTGTCTTTGGCCAGCATCTTACCAACAATCCGCTGCAATTCGTCCGGTACTCCGGATTTATATCTCGTCAGCGGCTCTGGTTCCTCATATCCGATCGAATAAATAACTGCTGGTTCATGGTCACCCTTGAAGGGCAACTGACCCGTAATCATTTCATATAGCACGACACCCAAGGAAAAAATATCTGAACGATAATCTAATTCCTCGCCGCGCGTCTGTTCAGGAGACATATAATGTAGTGTTCCCATTGTCGAGCCAGTCTTGGTCAGATGATCAGATCCCATGACTGAGGCGAGGCCAAAGTCGACTATCCGCGCTCGTCCGTGGGAATCGATCAGGATATTGGATGGCTTGATATCCCGGTGCGTGATGCCATTCTCATGAGCAGCCTGCAGTCCGTCACAAATCTGAATCCCGATCTCAAGAATGCGATCCAGCGGCGGTGATTTCCCAGTCAAGATTTCTTTGAGCGACTGACCCTCGACATGCTGCATGGAGAAGAAAGGTCGACCCTGAGACTCGCCGACTTCAAATACCGAGACGATATTGGGATGGTCGAGTTTTGCCGCCGCCTGGGCTTCGCGCTTGAAGCGGGCGCGGCAGTCAGCGTCTTGGCAAAGTTGCGGCGGTAGAAACTTCAGGGCCACTCTACGATTGAGCTCGGTGTCTTCAGCGAGGTATACATCTCCCATCCCACCGGCGCCGATCTTCTCGATGATCCGGTAGTGCGAAACCATCACACCGCCAATCAAGGGCACG contains:
- a CDS encoding protein kinase, yielding MSQPDDDKTRTHVPLIGGVMVSHYRIIEKIGAGGMGDVYLAEDTELNRRVALKFLPPQLCQDADCRARFKREAQAAAKLDHPNIVSVFEVGESQGRPFFSMQHVEGQSLKEILTGKSPPLDRILEIGIQICDGLQAAHENGITHRDIKPSNILIDSHGRARIVDFGLASVMGSDHLTKTGSTMGTLHYMSPEQTRGEELDYRSDIFSLGVVLYEMITGQLPFKGDHEPAVIYSIGYEEPEPLTRYKSGVPDELQRIVGKMLAKDKSLRYQHADELVVDLKRVSQQSEFHVLTGQPSIAVLPFTNLSPDPEQEYFCDGMAEEIITALTQIEDLRVIARTSAFAFKGKHEDIRDIGRKLDVTVLLEGSVRKAGSRLRITAQLINVEDGSHLWSERFDRELEDIFAVQEEIAQAIVEKMKFKLARKPEESLIRKRTENLEAYSLFLKGRYYWYQLTPEGWKLSLDCFRQAIAIDPEYAMPYTWIAIWYQSQAFWADISPNEAYTRSTEAMEKALRLDPNIAELYNVRAVWRFAYEWNWEAAEHDFEKALELGATTALSHTNFSTFLVTRRRFDEATRHMEIARKLDPLSSLICTWAALPPLNAGDYDRAIDLLDAAVKLDPTSWQPYFNLGMAYMGLSRTDHAIAVLQKSFDYSGGASIVLMALSICYYQAAMMDKADEYLDMLHERAKYVHVAPMFFAWISIARGDVDQGVSWIEKAKLEHDPWICYADLPVTVLKSQDPRINAIRRSIGLPVTGTEHE